In Vitis vinifera cultivar Pinot Noir 40024 chromosome 17, ASM3070453v1, one genomic interval encodes:
- the LOC109124309 gene encoding uncharacterized protein LOC109124309, translated as MAGDDEQPPLPPPKREMNSPFFLRTGDRPGDFITPTRLRGDNYDDWASDIQLALEARRKFEFLEDTITGPQPPYTQSDWNTVNAMLVSWITNTIDPELKTSIAKCEQPKSMSVTTYYSKLNVLWEELFKHESLISCTCCSSCTAASLHQARREQGKLHDFLMGLNTDLYAQLRTNILSQDPLPSLDRAYQLVIQDERVRLAKAVTEDKPAEVLGFVVRTGAGRGRGKTERPMCSHCKKTGHETSTCWSLVACPHCHKHGHDKNNCYEIVGYPEGWLDQNKADGGAGRSRQQAGRGRGSARANAASSTVGASSTKSSTDQLFTPEQWKALAGLIGNAQVPDNRLNGKFDTKSWIIDTGATHHVTGDLSWLFDTIALFECPVGLPNGESVVATQSGSVRLSNTITLKNVLYVPKLNCNLLSDHTRELIGTGVRRDGLYYFGGAEGDSVQHVSVHNAVSTLELWHKRMGHPSEKVVKLLPPDVFPFGNPGAVNIVPENIVPTVNVEIDSDFADFVDDDADLPNPQAQTQNPNLIQHEPQAHQDQVPHFDADLDLGLREGGPAHTEASSAPLSPGPEAVPTVGLDSLGLDNTSNGQFCYSYGGC; from the exons ATGGCCGGCGACGATGAACAACCACCATTGCCGCCACCTAAAAGGGAGATGAATTCACCTTTTTTTCTCCGTACAGGAGACCGACCAGGCGACTTCATCACTCCCACTCGCTTACGCGGCGACAATTACGATGATTGGGCTTCCGATATTCAGTTGGCATTGGAGGCACGCCGCAAGTTCGAATTTTTGGAAGACACTATCACCGGACCACAACCTCCATATACCCAATCTGATTGGAACACCGTCAATGCAATGTTGGTTTCTTGGATTACAAACACAATCGATCCCGAG TTAAAGACTTCAATTGCTAAGTGTGAGCAACCGAAATCTATGTCTGTTACAACTTACTATAGCAAATTGAATGTATTATGGGAGGAATTATTTAAGCATGAATCGCTAATTTCTTGCACTTGTTGTTCGTCTTGTACTGCCGCATCATTGCACCAAGCAAGACGTGAACAAGGAAAATTACATGACTTCTTGATGGGACTCAACACTGATCTGTACGCTCAATTACGAACCAATATCCTTTCTCAAGATCCCTTGCCTTCGCTTGATCGAGCGTACCAACTGGTGATACAAGATGAGCGTGTGCGGCTCGCCAAGGCAGTCACAGAAGACAAGCCCGCAGAGGTCCTTGGCTTCGTTGTCCGTACAGGTGCTGGAAGAGGACGAGGAAAAACGGAGAGGCCTATGTGTAGCCACTGCAAGAAGACGGGGCATGAGACTTCAACTTGTTGGTCTCTCGTTGCTTGTCCTCACTGTCACAAGCATGGCCATGacaaaaataattgttatgAAATAGTGGGTTATCCTGAGGGGTGGTTGGATCAAAACAAGGCTGATGGGGGTGCTGGACGTAGTCGTCAGCAGGCTGGTCGTGGGCGTGGTTCAGCTCGTGCTAACGCGGCAAGTAGCACAGTTGGAGCATCCTCTACTAAAAGTTCTACCGATCAACTCTTCACACCCGAACAATGGAAAGCTCTTGCGGGCTTAATTGGTAATGCTCAAGTTCCGGATAACAGGTTGAATGGTAAGTTTGACACGAAGTCATGGATCATTGACACCGGGGCAACTCATCACGTGACCGGTGATTTATCTTGGTTATTTGATACTATAGCGTTGTTTGAGTGTCCGGTTGGCCTTCCTAATGGTGAATCTGTTGTTGCGACCCAATCCGGTTCCGTTCGTTTGTCGAATACCATCACTCTTAAAAACGTTCTTTATGTGCCGAAACTCAATTGCAATTTACTTTCG GACCACACCAGGGAGCTGATTGGAACGGGAGTTAGGCGAGATGGACTTTACTACTTCGGTGGAGCTGAAGGTGATTCGGTACAACATGTTTCTGTCCACAACGCAGTATCCACTTTGGAGTTGTGGCACAAAAGGATGGGACATCCTTCAGAGAAAGTAGTGAAGTTACTTCCTCCA GATGTTTTTCCGTTTGGTAACCCGGGTGCTGTGAATATTGTTCCGGAAAACATTGTGCCTACGGTAAATGTTGAAATTGAtagtgattttgctgattttGTCGATGATGATGCTGATTTGCCTAACCCACAAGCCCAAACACAAAATCCCAACCTCATCCAACATGAACCCCAAGCCCACCAAGATCAGGTGCCCCATTTTGATGCTGATCTAGATCTGGGCTTGAGGGAGGGTGGGCCGGCCCACACCGAGGCTTCTTCAGCGCCTCTTTCACCTGGGCCGGAAGCTGTTCCCACTGTTGGGCTTGATTCACTTGGGCTTGACAATACAAGCAATGGGCA ATTTTGTTACTCATACGGTGGTTGCTGA